The DNA sequence CGACGCGCTGGCCATCCGCGAGGTCGTGGTATTCGAACGGCACGACGCGTCCGTTGCCCAACTGCAGGACGCGCTGCTGTGGCGGCCGGAGGCGTGCGACGAAGAAGGCATCGCGCGTGACGAGCAGGTAGTCGCGGCGTCCGTGGTGTTCGACCCAGGCATTGCGCGTGCGGAGCACCGGCGAACCCGCGACGTCAACGAACAGTCGTCGGGACTCCGGCATGGCGATGCCGCGTTCTCGCGCGGCGTCACGGCCGAGCGGGCGCGTGCGCGGGGCTGTCGGCAGCGTCGTGGGCCGCACATGGTCGGTGCCGGCGTTCGGTGTCGCGGCAGCACTCGGCCTGCGCCCGGGGTCTGGTTGAGTCCACGACCGATACACGCCCGTCGCGTAGTTGCCGCCGACGGCGAGCGCGATGAAGATCAGCACGACCGTGCCGAGCACGGCCAGCATGTCGTAGAGCCAGCGGAGGAAGGCCATCGCCGCCTACGTTCGGAGCGGGAGCGGGGACTGTCAACCGCCCCCGCTCCCGCGCGGCCTGCCGCGCCTGCTGCTACAGCGAGAAGCGCAGGCCGGCCACGACGCCGTCGGCCTGCGGTGCATCGCCGTCGTCGAGCGGCGTCCACTCTACCGAGGCGCCGCTCGTGAGCGCGCGGTGCACCAGTGCCTCGATCTCGGCCGGGTGCGCGCGCCAGGCCGTATCCGAGAAGATCAGCTCGGCGATCGCCCCGACCTCCGCCGCGCGCTGCGCCCGTTCGAATCCCAGTGCTGCCCGCCCGCGCGCGGCCGCGGCGTCGCGCAGGTCGGCGAGATGCGCCGCCTGCTCGCGCTGGCGCATCGCCCGCAGTGCCTCGCCGATCTCCGGGATCGCGGCGTCCGCTGGGCCCATGCGCAAGGTCGCGACGACCGCCGTGCGGTCGGCGAGGGCGCGTGGCAGCGCCGCCACGAAGCGTTTCACGGTCTCGACGGCGCCGCCCACCACGACGGGCAGCGCGTCCTCGGCGAGTGCCGTCACGCGGCGTACGGTGGTCACCAGGAGTCGCTCGCTGGCGTCGCGCCGCTGGCGTTCCGCCTCGTCCGCACCCGCACGACCATGCGTGCCGCGGTGGAATCCTGGCGCCGGGCCCGCGCTCATGTGCGGCCCCACGTCACTCACGCGGTCCGCCTCCAGCTCCACGATCGCGTCGACCACGCCGTCGTGGTACAAGCCGAGCCGCGCGCGCGCGCGATCGATTTGCACGAGCAACGCCGACTCCGGCTCCGCCGCCCGCAGGAAGGGCACCACGCGCGGCCCGATGTCCCATGCGGCCGATGTCTCCACGCGCGGTGGTGTCTCGATGACCAGTTGTGCGCCGGCGGCCGTCCGGAAGAACGCCCAACCCTGACGCCGCGAGCGGTGCTCCGCCGACGGCATCGCTTCGATCAGCTCCGCCAAACAGCCTTCGAGGGCCTCGCGTTCCGCGACCGGCCGCTCGGTCGATGGCTCGCGGAGCCGCTCGATGGCCTCCCGCAACCGGAGCGCCACCGCGCGGCCTTCCGCCGGGTCGGCGGGCGCCGCCTCGAGATAGACGCTGAGCGTGGGCGCGTGACGGTTCGCGGCGAGGAACTGCGCCAGACTTGGCCAGGCCGACATCGTGTGCTCCTGTCAGAAGGGCTACTCGCCAATCTGCGGCGCCGGCGCGCGCATGCTATCGGATGTTTCCCCCTATCGCGGTGCGGGATTGTGCGTCAGGGAGCTCCTCATGCCGCAGCTGCTGGCGCGGCCCGGAGGTCCGTCGCACATTCCGCAAATGCGACGTCTACGCGTGGGGCGCTGCGCGCCGCTGCGGCATCGAAGCTGGCGATTCTTCACGTCGCATGCATGGCGTGCAGCAGTTTCCAGCTCGCGGTCGACGCGCCGTCCCCCGCGGACAAGGTGCAGCTCTCGGTCCCCGGCGGCTTCGTGACACTGCGCGGGCAGCCGCACAGCGACCGCAGTCAAGCGGTGACCTGTCACGGCTCGAGTGTTGTTGGCCGGTTCGTCGGTCAGCGCGGCGACACGATTCTCCTGCGCGATGCCTACCTCGTGACGCCCGCGGGGGAGTCACCCAGTCTCTGCCGGTTCCGGATCAGCGGCGCGGTGTACGGCGCCGACGGCGCCACGCCCGCACTCGCCACGCGCCAGTTCAGTCCGCTGCGGACGATGCTGGTGGTGGCGGTCGTCGGGGTGGTGGCGGTGACCATCGCCAACGCCGAGTGGGAGTACGCCCCGTCCTCGGGCAGCGGGAGCGGATGTACAGGCGTCCTCTGCCAACGCCTCGCGCCCGCCGCGCTGTCGCCTACGTCTCGAGCGTCGCGTCCACCGACATCGGTACGCGCAGCGCCTTGGAGATGATGCAGTTGACCTTGGTCGCCTCGGCGAGCTCGTGGAACTTCGCGCTGCTCAATCCCGGCACCTTGGCCTTCGTCGTGAGCTTGATGTGCACGATGGCCATGCCGCCGTCGACCTTGTCCATCTGCACTTCGGCGGTCGTGTCGACATACGCGGCGGCGAATCCCGCCTGCGAGATGCCGAGATTGAGTGCCATCGAGAAGCAGCCGGCGTGCGCGGCGCCGAGGAGCTCTTCCGGATTGGTGCCGGGTGCGCCCTCGAAGCGCGTGCCGAAGGAGTACTTGCCTTCGTAGGCGCCGCTGCCGAGGCGGAGGTGCCCGGTGCCGACCTTGAGTTCGCCTTCCCACTTGGCGTGTGCCTTGCGCGTGATCATTGGACTTGCTCCGCTGGGGGTGCTGGGGACTGCGGGGATGCAGAAAGATACGGCCTGGGCCGTCGCTTGCGTCCCCTTCTCGCGGGCGCGAGGAATAGCGCAGCCACGAACGCGTCCGTGCTCTACGCGACGATCGGGACGCGGGAAGGGTCGTACCTCGTCATCTCGGGCCCGCAGTTCGATAAAGCGAATACTGTCGTGCTGTTCGGAAGCCTCGGCCTGATGTACCTCCTGCTCAGCTCCGCGATAGGGGGCGTAGCTGCGGGCATCGCGCTTGGCGGCTGACGCGCCTCGGCGGCAGGCGCTACGCGCTACGCCGCCTGAATGGGCAGCACGCGCTTGCTGGCCGCGATGATCCCGCCGCCGAGCACGAGGCCGGCGGCATCGTAGAGCACGACGCTCTGCCCCGGGGAAATCGCATACGCGGGTTCGTGCAGCAACACCTCGAAGCGATCGCGTGTGGCCACGACAAGTGTGGCGGGCACCGGTGTCGCACGGTGCCGGATGCGCACGAGCACCTCGCTGCCGTCTGCGGGTACGCGCGCTGCGAGCCAGTTGACATCGGTGGCGCTCAGCCCGCGACCGAGCAAGGCCTCGCGTGGGCCGACGACCACGGCGCGATCCTCCGGCCGCAGCGCCACGACGAACAGCGGCTCGCTTGAGCCGCCCGGCAATCCGCGCCGCTGCCCGATGGTGTATCGCGCAAAGCCCTTGTGCTCGCCGACGACGCGTCCGTCCAGTGTCAGGATCGGGCCCGGCGTGAGTGACGGGGCGTCGGCGGGCAATTCGCGCTCGAGGACCTTCACGTAATCACCGTCGGGCACGAAGCAGATTTCGTGGCTCTCCGGCTTTTCGGCCGTGAGCAGGCCCAGCTCGCGCGCGATCGCACGCGTCTCGGGCTTGGTGAGGTGCCCCACGGGGAGCAGCATCCGCGCCACGACCTCGCGCTCGATGCCCCACAGGAAGTACGTCTGGTCCTTGTTGTCGTCCACGCCGCGGGCAAGCTGCCCGTCGATGATGCGGGCGTAGTGCCCCGTCGCGATGAACGGCGCCTCGATCGCGTCGGCCTTGGCGAGTAGGTCGCGGAACTTGGTGAACGTGTTGCAGCGCACGCAGGGAATCGGCGTGCGGCCGGCGGCGTACTCGGCCACGAAGTCGCTCACGACGTCGCGGCCGAAGGCGTCCTGCAGGTTGAGCACGTAGTGCGGGATGCCCAGCGATTCGCAGACACGACGCGCATCGTTCACGCTGTCGAGCGAGCAGCAGGGGCGGTCGGGGAGGTCGCCGCCGTCGTTGAACAGCTTCATCGTCACGCCCACGACGTCGTAGCCCTGGCGCACGAGCAGCGCGGCGGCGACGGAGGAGTCGACGCCGCCGCTCATGGCGGCGAGGACGCGGGGGCGGGGCGATGACGCGGACATAGACTAGGAATATACCCGGGTCGGGGAGCGGGTTCCGGAGCGGATCGCAAGGCAACGGCGGTCGCGCGCCCGCGCGTCCCCTAACGGCGCTCCCACGGGCGTGGCACATTATCGCAGACTCCTCCAAGGCCCTCTTGCATGCGCCGCGCCAGCAGCAGCCGTCACGCCGGGGATATCTGGCTCGGATCGGGCGCCGATGCGTCCCTCACCGAGCTGCTCGACCGCGCCCGAGCCCTCCGGGCGAGTGACGTGCACATCGCACCGGGCTTCCCGGTGTTCGCGCGCATCGACGGCAAGCTGCAGGCGATCACCGACCAGCCGCTGACGCTCTCGACGGCTCGGCACTTGGCCACGGCGCCGCTCAGCGAACGCCAACGCGCCTCGCTGCAGGACGACCTCGACGTCGATCTCATGTGCATCGACGACCAACAGCAGCGCTACCGCGTGAACATCGCGCACGCGAACGGTGCGGTCGGCGCCGTCATCCGCCTGCTGCCGCTGGCGCCAATGCCGCTCGCCGACCTCAAGCTGCCGCTGGCCGTCGAGATCGCGACGCAGCGTGGCAAAGGCTTGGTCCTCATCACCGGCAGCACCAGCCAGGGGAAGACTACCACGATGGCGAGCATGATCGACGCCATCAACAGGCGCGACCGCCGGCATATCGTCACGATCGAGGATCCGGTGGAGTACGTGCATCCGCCCGGCCAATCCCTCGTGCGCCAGCGCGAAGTCGGCCGCGACACGCAGTCCTTCGCCACCGGCCTCCGTGCCGCGCTGCGCCAAGACCCCGACGTCCTACTCATCGGCGAGCTGCGGGACTTCGAGACCATCGAGATCGCGCTCCGCGCCGCCGCCTCCGGCATGCTCGTCATCTCCACCCTGCACATCGTGTCCATCGAGCGCATGATGGACCGCCTGGTCGCCTACGCGCCGCCGGGGCGCGAGAACCTCGTGCGCTCGATGACTTCCGAAGTCCTGCACCTCGTCGTGCATCAGGAGCTGCTGCCCACGCTCGACGGCGGCAAGCGCGTCGCGGCCGAGGTGATGGTCGGCACGCGCGCCATCCGCAACCTGCTGCGCGGTGGCTCCGAGACGCAGTTGCGCTCGGCGCTCATGTCCGGAAGCGCCGCCGGCATGGTGACGATGCAGGCCTCGCTCGATGCGTTGGTCAACGAGGGCGCGATCGCGGAGTCGATCCGCGACGACGTGCTGAAGAACTATGCGGCCATCAACTGAACGGCGGCTCGTCGACGATCCCGGCCACCGCGCGATGCTGGCCGAGGCGCTGGGACCAGATTATGAGCTGGGGCCGATGGTGGGGCAGGGAGGCTTCGGCTGCGTGTACGAAGCGAAGGACCTCCGGCTCGGGCGGCGGCTGGCGGTGAAGGTGATCCGCCCCGACCTCGCGGGCGCGTCGGCCTTCGTGAAGCGCTTCCGGCAGGAAGGCGTGGCAATGGCGCGTCTGCGGCATCCGTCCATCGTGCCCATCTACGACATCAAGGAAGCGGGC is a window from the Pseudogemmatithrix spongiicola genome containing:
- a CDS encoding OsmC family protein; protein product: MITRKAHAKWEGELKVGTGHLRLGSGAYEGKYSFGTRFEGAPGTNPEELLGAAHAGCFSMALNLGISQAGFAAAYVDTTAEVQMDKVDGGMAIVHIKLTTKAKVPGLSSAKFHELAEATKVNCIISKALRVPMSVDATLET
- the mnmA gene encoding tRNA 2-thiouridine(34) synthase MnmA encodes the protein MSASSPRPRVLAAMSGGVDSSVAAALLVRQGYDVVGVTMKLFNDGGDLPDRPCCSLDSVNDARRVCESLGIPHYVLNLQDAFGRDVVSDFVAEYAAGRTPIPCVRCNTFTKFRDLLAKADAIEAPFIATGHYARIIDGQLARGVDDNKDQTYFLWGIEREVVARMLLPVGHLTKPETRAIARELGLLTAEKPESHEICFVPDGDYVKVLERELPADAPSLTPGPILTLDGRVVGEHKGFARYTIGQRRGLPGGSSEPLFVVALRPEDRAVVVGPREALLGRGLSATDVNWLAARVPADGSEVLVRIRHRATPVPATLVVATRDRFEVLLHEPAYAISPGQSVVLYDAAGLVLGGGIIAASKRVLPIQAA
- a CDS encoding type IV pilus twitching motility protein PilT, which produces MRRASSSRHAGDIWLGSGADASLTELLDRARALRASDVHIAPGFPVFARIDGKLQAITDQPLTLSTARHLATAPLSERQRASLQDDLDVDLMCIDDQQQRYRVNIAHANGAVGAVIRLLPLAPMPLADLKLPLAVEIATQRGKGLVLITGSTSQGKTTTMASMIDAINRRDRRHIVTIEDPVEYVHPPGQSLVRQREVGRDTQSFATGLRAALRQDPDVLLIGELRDFETIEIALRAAASGMLVISTLHIVSIERMMDRLVAYAPPGRENLVRSMTSEVLHLVVHQELLPTLDGGKRVAAEVMVGTRAIRNLLRGGSETQLRSALMSGSAAGMVTMQASLDALVNEGAIAESIRDDVLKNYAAIN